A genomic window from Streptomyces sp. NBC_01429 includes:
- a CDS encoding class I adenylate-forming enzyme family protein, which yields MSPRVALLHDLLDRAADRWPDRPAVTSGAHTVGYHELAEATRRLTGWLYSCGLRRGDRLLVHAPGSTTLAALVYAASRAGVAFSLLHEKTRDIQLQHVLDDCEPALLVTDDAEAAAAFRGQGVRAVSIDAVRALAFAAYGAPGPEAVTRFPGPLAVDPVCLIYTSGTTALPKAVVSTHQQVVFAVDAIQRMLGYRSDDIVYCPLPLSFDYGLYQLFLAAHSGAHVWLGRPAEVGPRLLANLVRAGATVLPAVPAIGDALARLLSRSGGDRPALRLLTNTGAAMPAPTLRTLRTELPGLVVQLMFGLTECKRATVMPPDGDLDRPGSCGRALPGTEVLIVDEEGRRRPPGEMGEIVVRGPHVMSGYWRRPELTAQRFPRADGLFPELRTGDYGWLDEADFLYFEGRRDDLYKENGFRVSATEVEAAARRVTGVAEAACLPPGSGAAALLFTMGTRSPAEVLRGMREQIEEFKIPSRCVVLDELPLTGNGKVDRKALAAIAKGAAGVRAD from the coding sequence ATGTCCCCACGCGTGGCGCTGCTCCACGACCTGCTCGACAGAGCGGCCGACCGCTGGCCCGACCGGCCCGCGGTGACCTCCGGTGCGCACACTGTTGGCTACCACGAACTCGCCGAAGCCACGCGGCGTCTCACCGGCTGGCTGTACTCCTGTGGACTGCGCCGCGGGGACCGGCTGCTGGTCCATGCCCCCGGATCGACCACGCTCGCCGCGCTCGTGTACGCCGCGTCCCGCGCCGGAGTCGCGTTCTCGCTTCTGCACGAGAAGACGCGTGACATACAGCTTCAACACGTGCTGGACGACTGCGAACCGGCTCTGCTGGTCACCGACGACGCCGAGGCTGCCGCAGCCTTCCGTGGCCAGGGCGTACGCGCTGTCTCCATTGACGCCGTCAGAGCGCTGGCCTTCGCTGCCTACGGTGCACCCGGCCCGGAGGCCGTGACACGTTTCCCGGGGCCACTCGCCGTGGACCCGGTCTGCCTCATCTACACATCAGGCACCACCGCCCTGCCCAAGGCCGTGGTCAGCACCCATCAGCAGGTGGTCTTCGCTGTGGACGCCATTCAGCGAATGCTGGGCTACCGGTCCGACGACATCGTCTACTGCCCGCTGCCGCTCTCCTTCGACTACGGGCTCTACCAGCTCTTCCTCGCCGCGCACTCGGGCGCGCATGTCTGGCTGGGAAGGCCCGCGGAGGTCGGTCCTCGGCTGCTGGCCAACCTGGTCCGCGCCGGGGCCACTGTGCTGCCTGCCGTCCCAGCCATCGGTGACGCTCTGGCCCGGCTGCTCAGCAGGTCCGGCGGCGACCGTCCGGCACTGCGGCTGCTGACGAACACGGGGGCCGCCATGCCCGCCCCCACCTTGCGCACCCTGCGCACCGAACTCCCCGGACTGGTGGTTCAGCTCATGTTCGGCCTGACCGAGTGCAAGCGGGCCACCGTCATGCCGCCCGACGGGGATCTGGACAGACCCGGCTCCTGTGGCCGCGCACTGCCCGGCACCGAGGTGCTGATCGTCGACGAGGAGGGCCGGCGCCGTCCGCCCGGGGAGATGGGAGAGATCGTCGTACGCGGACCGCATGTCATGTCCGGCTACTGGCGCCGGCCAGAGTTGACCGCACAGCGCTTTCCGAGGGCGGACGGGCTCTTCCCCGAACTGCGCACCGGCGACTACGGGTGGCTGGACGAAGCGGACTTCCTGTACTTCGAGGGCCGGCGCGACGACCTGTACAAGGAGAACGGTTTCCGGGTCAGCGCCACCGAGGTGGAGGCCGCCGCCCGGCGGGTCACCGGAGTGGCCGAAGCGGCCTGCCTGCCACCCGGCAGCGGGGCTGCCGCGCTGCTCTTCACCATGGGCACCCGGTCGCCGGCCGAGGTACTGCGCGGGATGCGTGAGCAGATCGAGGAGTTCAAGATCCCGTCACGTTGTGTGGTGCTGGACGAACTACCGCTCACCGGTAACGGGAAAGTCGATCGCAAGGCGTTGGCCGCGATCGCGAAGGGGGCCGCCGGTGTCCGCGCCGACTGA
- a CDS encoding TrpB-like pyridoxal phosphate-dependent enzyme gives MSRPGPPDHWRSVLPHLPERLPEDRTPRTVGGKGVQVNVPLELVRQSVRKKEFWSVPAEVLDAYRAFRPTPLWRARGFEREVGARVPVYVKYEGGNISGSHKLNTALAQAYYYAKAGVRELVTGTGAGQWGTALAAACAMFGMKCTVFMVGGSLRRKPYRGTLMRTLGATVHASPSALTEVARHQGGGAVNSLSLAIGEAVEYAGRTEGAAFCIGSGETYSILHQSVIGLEAQDQLRELDARIDAVVGCVGAGSNFGGIALPFYASAAASGERPPVLVAAESTSTPKLTRGTYAYDRTDATGSGPLEAMYTIGSSYPIPDAHAAGLRFHGAAKLLSAMRHRDEITATAVGQTEALEAGRLFTRSEMVLPAPESGHALAVAARLAGSGTETTTGELRAQRGVVVCVSGHGYLDLAAYQQLLDGELDDKGADPVALGAAIGSLDRVRPLVDSGAGRVW, from the coding sequence ATGAGCCGGCCCGGACCGCCCGACCACTGGCGCAGCGTCCTGCCGCATCTGCCCGAGCGGCTTCCCGAGGACCGTACGCCCCGGACGGTCGGTGGTAAGGGCGTACAGGTCAACGTGCCTCTGGAACTGGTGCGCCAGAGTGTGCGGAAGAAGGAGTTCTGGAGCGTTCCGGCAGAGGTGCTGGACGCCTACCGGGCTTTCCGGCCGACTCCGCTGTGGCGGGCGCGCGGATTCGAGCGGGAGGTCGGCGCCCGGGTGCCCGTGTACGTGAAGTACGAGGGCGGGAACATCTCCGGCAGCCACAAGCTCAACACCGCACTGGCGCAGGCGTACTACTACGCGAAGGCCGGTGTGCGGGAACTGGTCACAGGAACGGGTGCCGGGCAGTGGGGGACCGCGCTCGCCGCCGCCTGCGCGATGTTCGGCATGAAGTGCACGGTGTTCATGGTGGGCGGCAGCCTGCGCCGCAAGCCCTACCGCGGCACTCTGATGCGGACCCTGGGCGCGACCGTGCACGCCAGCCCCAGTGCGCTCACCGAGGTGGCGCGGCACCAAGGCGGCGGGGCCGTCAACAGTCTGTCCCTCGCGATCGGTGAGGCGGTGGAGTACGCCGGGCGGACCGAAGGCGCCGCGTTCTGCATCGGCAGCGGGGAAACGTACAGCATCCTGCACCAGTCGGTGATCGGCCTGGAGGCACAGGATCAGCTGAGAGAGCTCGACGCGCGGATCGACGCGGTTGTCGGCTGTGTGGGCGCCGGATCCAATTTCGGCGGTATCGCGCTGCCGTTCTACGCGTCCGCGGCCGCCTCGGGTGAGCGGCCGCCGGTGCTGGTGGCCGCCGAATCGACGAGTACGCCGAAGCTCACCCGGGGCACGTACGCGTACGACCGCACGGACGCCACGGGCAGTGGTCCGCTGGAGGCGATGTACACGATCGGCAGTTCCTACCCGATCCCCGATGCGCACGCCGCCGGACTGCGCTTCCACGGCGCGGCGAAACTGCTCTCCGCGATGCGGCACCGCGACGAGATCACCGCGACCGCGGTCGGGCAGACCGAGGCGCTGGAGGCGGGCCGCCTCTTTACCCGGAGCGAGATGGTGCTCCCGGCACCCGAGTCGGGGCACGCCCTGGCGGTGGCCGCCCGTCTGGCCGGCTCGGGGACGGAGACGACCACCGGGGAGCTCCGTGCCCAGCGAGGTGTCGTCGTCTGCGTCAGCGGACACGGATATCTGGACCTGGCCGCGTATCAGCAGTTGCTGGACGGGGAGCTGGACGACAAGGGCGCTGATCCGGTCGCGCTGGGGGCGGCCATCGGCAGCCTGGACCGCGTGCGGCCGCTCGTCGACTCGGGAGCCGGCCGTGTCTGGTGA
- a CDS encoding glutamate-5-semialdehyde dehydrogenase codes for MTEAIITPARQALADAPPIGDRAYERYCVQLARHLEAHWPTILAANAEDLVQAARAGLSGVLLDRLRLTDTHLDRVRALTTAALAELAAVTAPDPGIRVPGRGLLRRVPKPLGLVLMVYEARPTVTVEGALLPVVVGNGVLLRGGKEIACTNAALTSVVREALVAAGLPVGLVTVLDDPDRRQLRTLLGRSDAVDVLIPRGSPSLIEYCRTASSIPLIASGGGVNHVYVHHSADLPLAAEIALDSKLPEPTACNTAELMLVDAEIVDEFTATLLKAAERDDRQVTVRLDRRIGVPASSTGRQRIEPLREHDLGREFLDATIGVRPVNGLVEALEHIRRYGSGHTEGVVAGDPVTTEEFARRADAAAIVVNGSLRLHDGPTLGLGSEISISTGRMHVRGPVTIGSLITHSWLIEAEGALRGPSAPQPS; via the coding sequence ATGACCGAAGCCATCATCACCCCGGCGCGCCAGGCCCTGGCCGACGCACCGCCGATCGGCGACCGGGCCTATGAGCGCTACTGCGTCCAGCTCGCGCGACACCTCGAAGCCCATTGGCCGACGATCCTCGCGGCCAACGCCGAGGACCTCGTACAAGCGGCTCGAGCCGGGCTGTCCGGTGTCCTGCTCGACCGGCTCCGACTGACCGATACCCATCTCGACCGTGTGCGCGCCCTCACGACCGCCGCTCTCGCAGAGCTTGCGGCGGTCACCGCGCCCGACCCCGGAATCCGGGTACCGGGCCGCGGCCTGCTGCGCCGTGTCCCCAAACCGCTCGGCCTGGTCCTGATGGTGTACGAAGCGCGGCCCACGGTCACGGTCGAAGGGGCCCTGCTCCCCGTGGTCGTCGGCAACGGCGTGCTGCTGCGTGGCGGCAAGGAGATCGCCTGTACCAACGCGGCACTCACCTCCGTCGTCCGGGAGGCGCTGGTCGCCGCCGGACTGCCCGTCGGCCTGGTCACCGTGCTCGACGACCCTGACCGGAGGCAACTGCGCACCCTGCTCGGCCGCTCCGACGCGGTCGACGTCCTCATTCCGCGGGGCAGCCCCTCGCTGATCGAGTACTGCCGTACCGCGAGTTCCATACCGTTGATCGCCAGCGGCGGCGGGGTCAACCATGTGTACGTCCACCACAGCGCCGATCTCCCGCTGGCCGCCGAGATCGCTCTGGACAGCAAGCTGCCCGAGCCGACCGCCTGTAATACGGCGGAGCTGATGCTGGTCGACGCGGAGATCGTCGACGAATTCACCGCCACCCTGCTGAAGGCCGCCGAACGCGACGACCGTCAGGTGACCGTGCGGCTCGATCGCAGGATCGGTGTCCCCGCGTCCAGCACGGGCCGTCAGCGGATCGAACCTCTGCGGGAGCACGACCTGGGCCGTGAGTTCCTCGACGCCACCATCGGCGTCCGCCCGGTCAACGGCCTGGTTGAGGCGTTGGAACACATCAGACGATATGGCTCGGGACACACCGAGGGTGTCGTCGCCGGCGATCCCGTGACGACCGAGGAATTCGCCCGGCGGGCCGATGCCGCGGCGATTGTCGTCAACGGCTCTCTGCGTCTGCACGACGGGCCCACCCTCGGACTGGGTTCCGAGATCTCGATCAGTACAGGCCGTATGCACGTCCGGGGGCCGGTGACCATCGGGTCCCTCATCACCCACAGCTGGCTCATCGAAGCGGAGGGCGCGCTGCGCGGCCCGTCGGCGCCGCAACCGTCCTGA
- a CDS encoding SDR family NAD(P)-dependent oxidoreductase has product MTKGAPLAVVTGGTRGIGLALSRRLIGLGYRTIAVYRADKSAAESAARTHGLITVRADVSDSLSLRESAQWILSEYGTPRVLVNNAGINIDRPFLELTESDWRQVLDTNLSGPFHLTQAFAPAMLAAGEGTIVNVGATTGIRPRKNGANYAASKAGLLHLTKCLALELAPTLRVNCLIPGMTETQELVTRFRLTEPQHRAAALSEIPQRRIGSPDDIADALEYLVGPLSGYVTGQKLIVDGGQFMW; this is encoded by the coding sequence ATGACCAAAGGTGCCCCGCTCGCCGTGGTGACCGGTGGAACCCGTGGCATCGGTCTCGCCCTGTCCCGGCGACTGATCGGCCTCGGCTACCGCACGATCGCCGTCTACCGCGCCGACAAAAGCGCCGCTGAGTCGGCCGCACGCACGCACGGGCTGATCACCGTAAGGGCTGATGTGTCCGACAGTCTCTCGCTGCGGGAGTCCGCACAGTGGATTCTCTCCGAATATGGCACGCCCCGGGTACTTGTCAACAACGCGGGCATCAACATCGACCGGCCCTTCCTCGAACTCACCGAATCCGACTGGCGGCAAGTACTGGACACCAACCTGTCCGGCCCCTTCCACCTCACCCAGGCATTCGCCCCGGCCATGCTCGCGGCCGGCGAGGGCACCATCGTCAATGTCGGTGCCACCACCGGCATTCGGCCCAGGAAGAACGGGGCCAACTACGCGGCGAGCAAGGCAGGACTGCTCCACCTCACCAAATGCCTGGCCCTGGAACTCGCCCCCACACTCCGTGTCAACTGTCTGATCCCCGGCATGACCGAGACCCAGGAGTTGGTCACCCGCTTCCGGCTGACCGAACCACAGCACCGCGCCGCGGCGCTGTCCGAGATCCCGCAGCGACGCATCGGTTCACCCGACGACATCGCCGACGCCCTCGAGTACCTCGTCGGCCCGCTCAGCGGCTACGTCACCGGCCAGAAACTAATCGTCGACGGCGGCCAGTTCATGTGGTAG
- a CDS encoding LysR family transcriptional regulator has product MNTKQLDAFLAVAELSSFTKAAHSLGVSQPTVTARIKSLELSFGISLLHRSAGGTRLTPAGRRLHRYASRIVRLSEFAQRAVCDAAERPPTFVVGAAECLTAYRLVPLIEHMHLRHPGVELSIHSLQDDPVTLVRDEAVDCAFYIGARAASPADIGHQLLYPEPLTLVAAPFHPLAAARTVSTRELTGHTVACVQRGSSYQSGFEQAFAGIGSGAPGILSLGSIEAVKRGVAEGIGIALLPEITVTDELRGGTLRRIDWQPPFEVFAQCVWRRDLSDSAIFRAVFDAALQLTAEQAEAHEARQLQTAC; this is encoded by the coding sequence ATGAACACAAAGCAACTCGATGCATTTCTGGCGGTCGCCGAACTGTCGAGTTTCACCAAGGCCGCCCATAGCCTGGGAGTTTCCCAGCCCACTGTGACCGCCCGGATCAAATCTCTGGAACTGTCTTTTGGGATTTCTCTTCTGCACCGTAGTGCGGGAGGGACGCGGCTCACTCCCGCCGGCCGTCGGCTCCACCGTTACGCGAGCCGGATCGTGCGGCTCAGCGAATTCGCCCAGCGGGCGGTGTGTGATGCGGCGGAACGTCCACCGACCTTCGTGGTCGGGGCGGCGGAATGCCTCACCGCGTACAGGCTGGTGCCACTCATCGAGCACATGCATCTGCGACACCCCGGCGTCGAACTGTCCATCCACTCCCTGCAGGACGATCCCGTCACGCTGGTCCGCGACGAGGCCGTCGACTGTGCCTTCTACATCGGCGCTCGCGCCGCCTCGCCCGCGGACATCGGCCACCAGCTGCTGTACCCCGAACCCCTTACCCTGGTCGCTGCTCCCTTCCATCCACTTGCCGCTGCCCGGACCGTGTCCACCCGCGAACTGACCGGCCACACGGTGGCCTGCGTACAGCGTGGCAGCAGTTACCAGAGCGGTTTCGAGCAGGCATTCGCCGGCATCGGCTCAGGCGCTCCCGGCATTCTCAGCCTCGGCTCCATAGAGGCGGTCAAGCGAGGTGTCGCCGAGGGCATCGGCATAGCGCTGCTGCCCGAGATCACCGTCACCGACGAACTGCGCGGCGGAACGCTGCGCCGCATCGACTGGCAGCCGCCCTTCGAAGTGTTCGCCCAGTGCGTCTGGCGCCGCGATCTCTCCGACAGCGCGATCTTCCGCGCCGTATTCGACGCCGCACTCCAGCTGACCGCCGAGCAGGCCGAGGCACACGAGGCCCGCCAGCTCCAGACTGCCTGCTGA
- a CDS encoding LuxR C-terminal-related transcriptional regulator has product MELSATSSRVYEFAIARLSVDPAELATEFDLPVATAEKTCRELVAMNLLQPAAGQPGRLSAVHPLSASAQLLAPLHRGLAQHQQQVAQLRQTMDTLLALYANSSLHNSRLESVETLSSLEGVRSTLGELAAHCTLEVLTCQPGGGRATAVLEEAIVRDEAMLQRGVQMRTLYQKTALFSQSTIAYVERVADQGAQVRTSASPLIRLIAFDRSCAVISHQDDPMAAVIIRDPSVVQFAVSSFEHMWIDAEPFSVETSREKARAVTEKHQAVITRMLLDGATDEAIARDLGMSVRTCRRHISEIMKEIGAKSRMHAGYLFGLDSARTS; this is encoded by the coding sequence ATGGAGCTTTCAGCGACGAGCAGCCGTGTCTACGAGTTCGCGATAGCCAGGCTCTCCGTGGATCCCGCGGAGTTGGCCACCGAGTTCGATCTTCCGGTGGCGACAGCGGAGAAGACCTGCCGGGAACTCGTCGCCATGAACCTGCTGCAGCCCGCGGCCGGCCAGCCCGGAAGGTTGTCCGCTGTCCACCCATTGAGCGCGTCGGCCCAGCTACTGGCACCCCTGCACCGGGGTCTCGCCCAGCATCAACAGCAGGTCGCCCAGCTACGCCAGACCATGGACACCCTGCTCGCGCTCTACGCCAACAGCTCCCTGCACAACAGCCGGCTGGAATCGGTGGAAACGCTGTCCTCACTGGAAGGCGTCCGCAGCACCCTCGGAGAGCTGGCGGCGCACTGCACGCTGGAAGTACTGACCTGCCAGCCCGGCGGCGGTCGCGCGACCGCCGTACTCGAGGAGGCGATCGTGCGCGACGAGGCCATGCTGCAGCGAGGCGTACAGATGCGGACGCTCTATCAGAAAACCGCGCTCTTCAGTCAGTCGACGATCGCGTACGTCGAGCGGGTGGCCGATCAGGGAGCCCAGGTACGCACCTCAGCGTCTCCGCTGATCCGGCTGATCGCCTTCGACAGGTCCTGTGCTGTCATTTCGCATCAGGACGATCCCATGGCCGCCGTCATCATCCGTGATCCCAGCGTCGTACAGTTCGCCGTCTCCTCGTTCGAGCACATGTGGATCGACGCCGAGCCATTTTCCGTGGAAACCAGCCGAGAAAAGGCGCGAGCAGTCACCGAGAAACATCAGGCCGTCATCACACGCATGCTTCTCGACGGTGCCACCGATGAGGCAATAGCCCGGGACCTGGGAATGTCCGTGCGGACCTGTAGACGCCATATCTCCGAAATCATGAAAGAGATCGGCGCGAAAAGCCGGATGCACGCCGGTTATCTTTTCGGGCTGGATTCCGCGCGGACCTCATGA
- a CDS encoding alpha/beta fold hydrolase, translating to MRTGPAAERTVVRGADGVPLLVYAAGERHRPVVVIATACGMPVELTDPWIRALAADSFVVTWETRGIFAESALSPTEFDALGHDVAAQAGDLCAVLDHFKVERAHAMGFCGGAVIALRAAADQPGRLSSLSLWNGDFALPGHATTDHQRNLKAVMEMAARDRTTAAELLALLRQLVAGQVPPELADLVLYPYADAERFHRYCRLNGAIMAADLAALLPGIDVPALVVTAVTDTTTHPDGSRGAARLLSGSELCEAGQGSHLAVFEATRAHRALLESFRARHTS from the coding sequence ATGCGGACGGGACCGGCTGCGGAGCGGACTGTGGTGCGGGGGGCCGACGGTGTCCCCCTGCTGGTGTACGCGGCTGGGGAGCGGCACCGGCCCGTGGTGGTGATCGCCACCGCATGCGGCATGCCGGTAGAGCTGACCGATCCGTGGATCCGGGCCCTCGCGGCTGATTCCTTCGTCGTCACCTGGGAGACCCGGGGAATTTTTGCGGAGAGCGCGCTCTCGCCGACGGAATTCGATGCGCTCGGACACGACGTAGCCGCCCAGGCAGGTGATCTGTGCGCCGTGCTCGACCACTTCAAGGTGGAGCGGGCGCACGCCATGGGCTTCTGCGGAGGAGCGGTGATCGCACTGCGGGCCGCGGCGGACCAGCCGGGCCGGTTGTCCTCGCTGAGTCTGTGGAACGGTGACTTCGCACTGCCCGGACATGCCACGACCGACCATCAGCGCAATCTGAAGGCCGTGATGGAGATGGCTGCCCGGGACCGTACGACGGCGGCGGAACTTCTCGCGCTTCTCCGGCAGCTGGTTGCCGGACAGGTCCCGCCGGAGCTGGCGGATCTGGTGCTGTACCCGTACGCGGATGCCGAACGCTTCCACCGCTACTGCCGGCTCAACGGTGCGATCATGGCCGCCGATCTGGCGGCGTTGCTGCCGGGTATCGATGTCCCCGCGCTGGTGGTCACCGCGGTGACTGACACGACGACGCACCCGGACGGGTCCCGGGGGGCGGCGCGGCTGCTGTCCGGCAGTGAACTGTGCGAGGCAGGACAAGGAAGCCATCTCGCGGTGTTCGAGGCCACGCGGGCTCACCGCGCGCTGCTGGAATCCTTCCGCGCGCGCCATACTTCATGA
- a CDS encoding amino acid adenylation domain-containing protein, whose product MSRDTLHRAFEATARRHPGRIAVSAADATLTYAELDARAERVAEVLRVRGVGPGTLVGLCADRNSALVTGLIGILKAGAAYVPLDPAYPPSRIRLLLADTGATVVVATSETASVVEGPEREVLLVDRIDSIGAGTDIDLERDAAADDVAYVIHTSGSTGTPKGVLVEHRQVLRLFEVCDELFRFGPNDVWTLFHSVSFDFSVWELWGALLHGGRLVVVPLETARSPELLLDLLHRERVTVLNQTPSAFRGLIAADAARPEKLGPVLRTIVFGGERLDSGMLRGWIERYGDAAPELINMYGITETTVHVTHRRIRVADLAAPTVSPIGVPLADLRIRLLNEDGRPVPDGVPGEIHVGGAGLARGYLNRPELTAERFLVVGGERWYRSGDRAVRGPDGELHHVGRSDDQVKVRGYRIEPGEVEACLAAASGIASVVVVPRDHGEGDVRLTAYVLPTLARSDPSLAGRLDRLARAALPAHMRPSAYRTVSELPLTPQGKTDRGRLEEFVVEDPAADSEPDASEKSGELETAVDRIVREVLECPAVGVDADLTGFGATSLSLVRVVMRMRLELGVEVTLTELGERVSVRRLAECAGDVVRG is encoded by the coding sequence ATGTCCCGTGACACCCTGCACCGGGCCTTCGAGGCCACGGCTCGCCGCCACCCTGGCCGGATCGCGGTCAGCGCGGCGGACGCGACCCTCACTTACGCCGAACTCGACGCGCGCGCCGAACGGGTGGCGGAGGTCTTGAGGGTCCGAGGTGTCGGTCCTGGCACGCTCGTCGGATTGTGCGCGGACCGCAACAGCGCACTGGTGACCGGACTGATCGGCATCCTCAAGGCGGGTGCGGCCTATGTACCGCTGGACCCTGCCTATCCGCCCTCCCGGATCCGGCTGTTGCTCGCGGACACCGGGGCGACGGTGGTGGTGGCGACCAGTGAGACAGCCTCCGTGGTCGAGGGGCCGGAGCGTGAGGTGCTGCTGGTCGACCGGATCGACTCCATCGGGGCCGGGACTGATATCGACCTGGAACGGGACGCGGCCGCGGACGATGTCGCGTATGTCATTCACACCTCCGGTTCCACCGGGACCCCCAAGGGTGTCTTGGTGGAACACCGCCAGGTGCTCCGGCTGTTCGAGGTCTGCGATGAGCTGTTCCGGTTCGGGCCGAATGACGTGTGGACGCTGTTCCACTCCGTGAGCTTCGACTTCTCGGTGTGGGAGCTGTGGGGTGCGCTGCTGCACGGCGGACGCCTGGTCGTCGTACCGCTGGAGACAGCACGATCCCCCGAGCTGTTGCTCGACCTGCTGCACAGGGAACGGGTCACCGTGCTCAATCAGACACCGTCCGCGTTCCGCGGGCTGATCGCCGCCGACGCGGCACGCCCGGAGAAGCTCGGGCCCGTGCTTCGGACCATCGTCTTCGGAGGAGAACGGCTGGATTCGGGCATGCTGCGGGGGTGGATCGAGCGGTACGGGGACGCGGCACCCGAGCTGATCAACATGTACGGAATCACCGAAACCACCGTGCATGTCACCCATCGTCGCATTCGCGTGGCCGACCTGGCCGCACCGACGGTCAGTCCGATCGGAGTCCCGCTCGCCGATCTGCGGATCCGGCTGCTGAACGAGGATGGCCGGCCGGTGCCTGACGGGGTGCCCGGGGAGATTCACGTCGGCGGAGCGGGGCTTGCTCGCGGCTATCTGAACCGTCCGGAGTTGACCGCCGAGCGCTTCCTTGTCGTGGGCGGCGAGCGTTGGTACCGCTCCGGGGACCGTGCGGTACGGGGTCCGGACGGTGAACTCCACCATGTCGGTCGGTCCGACGATCAGGTGAAGGTACGCGGCTACCGCATCGAACCCGGCGAGGTCGAGGCATGCTTGGCGGCCGCTTCCGGCATCGCCTCTGTCGTCGTGGTCCCGCGCGATCACGGCGAAGGCGATGTGCGGCTGACCGCGTACGTCCTGCCGACACTCGCCCGGTCCGATCCAAGTCTGGCCGGACGTCTGGACCGGCTGGCCCGGGCCGCGCTCCCCGCCCACATGCGGCCTTCCGCCTACCGGACGGTTTCCGAACTGCCGCTGACCCCGCAGGGAAAGACGGACCGTGGGCGGCTTGAGGAGTTCGTCGTCGAGGATCCCGCGGCCGACTCCGAGCCGGACGCGTCGGAGAAGTCGGGGGAACTGGAGACCGCCGTGGACCGGATCGTGCGTGAGGTCCTCGAATGCCCTGCCGTCGGCGTGGACGCCGATCTGACCGGCTTCGGGGCGACCTCACTGTCTTTGGTACGGGTGGTGATGCGGATGCGCCTGGAGCTGGGCGTCGAGGTGACGCTGACCGAACTGGGCGAGCGGGTGAGCGTACGGCGGCTCGCGGAGTGCGCCGGCGACGTGGTGAGGGGCTGA